A stretch of DNA from Alteromonas gilva:
GGGAGCGTCCGGTTTCGCAATATTGCCGCCTGGGCTATTACAGAGTGGCTTTAACTGCCGTGGCAAACGCGACGTGGAGTTTGTGATAGGCCGCTTCGTTGATAAAGTGAGGATATATGGTGTCACCCTCCCAGGTTTGCTCGTCGCTGTTAAACAGTTGAAAGACCGGGTCGCCGTGGTTGAGCGGTTGAAAATCCTTGTCTTGCAAAGCAGGGTGGATCATGGCTAAACGCTCTGAATCGCCGTCGAGCGGGTAGATAATGTTTTCGCCAAACCGAAATACCTCGCAGGCGGGCAGGCCAGGCACGTTTTGTTGATTGTATAAACCCACAAAATCCAAAACCGTTAATGCCATTTGGGCCGTGAGCGCGTAGGTGTCGGCGCGCAATAAGCCCTGGGGTTGGGCACCCACTTCTATCATAATACCGCGCTTACCAAGGGTGCACAGATAACCATGCTCGGCGGCAGGTTTCTCGTCTTCGACCAGTATATTCGCGGTTGGCATTTGTTGCTTTACGTATCGGGCCAACTGAGTGTGAAACTCATCGGTTTCGAGAATAATCAAAGTGGCGCCCATAGCGCTGGTCGTGTTGTGGATATCAATGAGTAAATCGATATTTGATGCGCCCTTTGGCCCCCATTGTTGATTAAGGGTGTGGGCAAGTTGCGCCTCAAGGCTTTCAGGTGTCTTACTTAATAGC
This window harbors:
- a CDS encoding aspartoacylase; the protein is MIRNITFVGATHGNEQSGIQLVKNWQRFGLPAGYSKLNIDCYLANKAAMKANVRFVEEDLNRQFTPALLSKTPESLEAQLAHTLNQQWGPKGASNIDLLIDIHNTTSAMGATLIILETDEFHTQLARYVKQQMPTANILVEDEKPAAEHGYLCTLGKRGIMIEVGAQPQGLLRADTYALTAQMALTVLDFVGLYNQQNVPGLPACEVFRFGENIIYPLDGDSERLAMIHPALQDKDFQPLNHGDPVFQLFNSDEQTWEGDTIYPHFINEAAYHKLHVAFATAVKATL